From the genome of Gavia stellata isolate bGavSte3 chromosome 3, bGavSte3.hap2, whole genome shotgun sequence, one region includes:
- the LRRC14B gene encoding leucine-rich repeat-containing protein 14B: MKSLRFISAEAFVSNAEFARKSLGGVAHNLFPLLFKASYLLERGEVIHDLVENWPLVDFNMGKLLGTTVDYQEDLSDRTCSVCLESCLTGLRDYVLNHPSPYMKRLKVVDLTGIKDVEVQFCECKKTMGRWARTQLLSKLCLELLACLQQTQCNPGTFEISIDVLIDLFVTERNYELVVQALLKKCYCPLKICCVAFRSDNLALQKFFYIIKLADPSLLRKLEIVHNVRLEMEHLEILFNSIHFPLLMSLTLPARTFNVRRFTATDERMLTNIGEKMGEMTQLTELSMSFSILTGRIQKLLSPLKTPLKMLDVSNCSLNHADMAYLANSFHANHLEALDLSGHNIPDLYPSIFFKLLSHSSSVLRSLTLEDCNIQDTHINMLILGLSPCQKLQEFKFLGNPLSSHALKHLFTFLCELPMLKNVEFPVPRDCYPIGITYPIDDASLCRFDHQKYESVAEELNLILLQGNREDVKASTPLFGSYDAAVQETNNELGAYLIKSFKETLEKFTTSLNKMS, encoded by the exons ATGAAGTCTCTCCGATTCATTAGTGCTGAAGCATTCGTGTCAAACGCAGAGTTTGCCAGGAAGAGTCTCGGTGGTGTTGCCCataatctttttcctcttctttttaaagccaGCTATTTATTGGAGCGAGGGGAAGTGATTCATGACTTGGTAGAGAACTGGCCACTTGTGGACTTTAACATGGGAAAACTTTTGGGAACTACTGTGGACTACCAGGAAGACCTGAGCGACAGAACATGCTCAGTGTGCTTGGAAAGCTGTCTGACAGGGCTGAGAGACTACGTGCTGAATCATCCTTCTCCCTACATGAAAAGGTTGAAAGTGGTCGACCTGACAGGTATAAAAGATGTTGAAGTTCAGTTTTGTGAGTGTAAGAAGACAATGGGCAGGTGGGCCAGGACACAGCTGCTGTCTAAGCTTTGTTTAGAACTGCTGGCTTGCCTGCAACAAACACAGTGCAATCCAGGTACCTTTGAAATCAGTATCGATGTGCTAATTGACTTGTTTGTTACAGAGCGGAACTATGAGCTGGTAGTGCAGGCCCTGCTGAAGAAATGCTATTGTCCACTGAAGATCTGCTGTGTGGCATTCAGATCTGACAACCTGGCTTTGCAGAAATTCTTCTATATCATAAAGCTCGCTGATCCCTCTTTGTTGCGCAAACTGGAAATAGTTCACAATGTTCGCTTGGAAATGGAACACTTGGAAATACTCTTCAACAGCATCCACTTCCCTCTACTGATGTCCTTGACCTTGCCAGCACGAACATTTAATGTGCGGAGGTTCACAGCTACAGATGAACGGATGCTTACTAACATTGGAGAAAAGATGGGTGAAATGACGCAGCTGACCGAGCTGAGTATGTCATTTTCTATACTCACAGGAAGAATACAGAAACTGCTCAG CCCACTAAAAACTCCACTGAAGATGCTGGATGTTTCTAACTGCTCATTGAACCATGCTGATATGGCCTATTTAGCCAACAGCTTCCATGCTAATCACTTAGAAGCTCTGGACCTGAGTGGGCACAATATACCTGACCTTTACCCATCAATATTCTTTAAGCTTCTCAGCCATTCCTCTTCAGTGCTCAGGAGTCTTACCTTGGAGGACTGTAACATCCAAGACACTCATATCAACATGTTGATTTTAGGTTTAAGCCCTTGTCAGAAACTACAGGAGTTTAAGTTTCTTGGAAACCCACTGTCATCCCACGCACTTAAACACCTTTTCACATTTCTCTGTGAATTGCCAATGCTGAAAAACGTGGAGTTCCCAGTTCCAAGGGACTGCTACCCTATTGGCATCACCTACCCGATCGATGATGCCAGTCTCTGCAGATTTGATCACCAAAAATATGAAAGTGTAGCAGAGGAGCTTAACCTCATTTTACTCCAAGGAAATAGGGAGGATGTGAAGGCTTCAACTCCACTCTTTGGCAGTTATGATGCAGCTGTTCAGGAGACAAACAATGAGCTGGGAGCTTACTTGATCAAGTCCTTCAAAGAAACTTTAGAAAAGTTCACTACTTCTCTTAACAAAATGAGTTAA